The Ornithinibacillus sp. 4-3 region AGTTGTAGGCTCGTCCGCAATCATTAACTTAGGTTGGCAAAGTAATGCCATTGAAATCATTACCCTTTGTCTCATTCCTCCTGAAAGCTGATGTGGATATTCATCAATAATTTGCTCTGCTCTTGGGATTCCTACTTGTTTTAAAACATCAATAACGGCTTTTCGCATTTGTTGTTTCGACATTTTTTTATGCTGTAGTAATGGCTCACTTAATTGCTCACCAATTGTAAATACGGGATTTAATGAAGTCATCGGTTCCTGAAAGATCATTGAAATTTCATTTCCACGAATCTTTTGAAACTGTCTATCATTTAATTTTGTTAAATCTTTTCCATCAAACATTATCTTGCCTTCAACAATTTCGCTTGTACCTGAAGGAAGTAATCCCATGATCGATAATGAGGTTACACTTTTCCCACTTCCTGACTCTCCTACAACCCCCAATGTCTCACCTTTTTTTATTTTAAAATTCACACCTCGAATTGGTTGAACAATACTTTTTCCGCTTCTGAATTGTATTTTAAGATTTTCAATTTCTAAAAGAGCTTCCGACAATTCCCTCACCTCCAAGTGTGTTTACTCACCCAATTCTGGATCCAATGAATCTCTTAACCAGTCACCAAATAAATTTACGCCTAAGGCAGCAATTAATATTGCAATTCCTGGAAAAGTAATTAACCACCAAGAACCAAAAATATAATCTTTACCTTCACTTAACATATTTCCCCAAGCAGGTGTCGGAGGCTGTACTCCAAAACCTAAGAAACTAACAGATGCTTCTGCGATAATATAAGTAGCTACTTGTAAAGAAGCTAAAATAATCATCGGTGTAAATAAATTTGGTACGATATGTTTTACTAAAATTTGTAATCTAGATACTCCTGTAGCAATACATGCTGTAATAAATTCCTGCTCACGAAGTGCTAGAACTTCACTTCGGATAACACGTGCAAAAATCACCCAACCTCCAATTGCTAAAGAAATAATAATATTACGTAATCCTGTTCCAATAATCGCATTTACTACTAATACCAATAAGATAAAAGGAAAACTAAGTTGCACATCTACAATTCTCATTAGGATGACATCAATAATTCCTCTAAAGTATCCTGCAATGATCCCAACTATAGTGCCAAATACACCCGCAATTAAAACTGTTGAAAGTCCAATAACTACAGAAATTCTAGCACCTACTATTAATCTAGAAAAAATATCTCTTCCTAAATGATCTGTTCCTAATAAATGTCCATCTGTTAAAGGAGGTAATAGTTTTTTGCTAAACTCTGCATGAAGTGGATCATATGGAGCAAGATATTGTCCAAAAATACTAATGATAAGTAGCAACACAATAATGATAAAACCTAACATGCCTGTCCAGCTGCGAGAAAGATTACTGAAAAATGTAAGAACTCTTGATTTCTTCTCGTCGAATGCAGCTGGTTTAGCCATTGTTTCTTCTGTCTTTGCAGTCATTTTATATTCACCTACTTCACTCTAATTTGTGGATTTACATATGCGTATAACACATCAGCTATAAAGTTAATGAGAGAATAGAATATAGCAATCACAAATACTCCAGCTAAAACAATTGGAAAGTCCCTATTTAGAAGTGACTGCATAAGCAATCTACCAAGACCAGGCCATGCAAAAACCACTTCTGTGATTACTGCCCCACCAAGTAAGGTTCCGAGATCAAGTGCCACTAATGTGATGATGGGAATCAATGAGTTTTTCAGTGCATACCTCATGATTAGTCTTCCTGTTGGAGCTCCTGATGCTTTAGCAGTACGAATATAATCTTTTCTCAATATATCTAGCATTGTTGACCTTGTGAATCTGGTAAACCTTGCCACACTATACGCAGCTAATGTGATAGTAGGTAATATCATATGTATCGGAGTTCCTCCCCCACCTGAAGGAAGAAGTTGTAATTGTGCTGCAAAAAAATAGATTAGCAATAAGCCTAGCCAAAAGCTTGGTACAGCTTGTCCTACTACCGTTAATGCAACTCCAACTCTGTCAAAAAAGGTATTTCTTTTATATGCCGAAAGCACACCTAGAGGAATAGATATTAATAACGAAAGAAATAACGCCGAAAATGCTAATTGGGCAGTTGCTGGAATGCGCTCTAACACTAGTTTTAAAGCGTCTTCATTACTTCGAATAGAGTCTCCAAAGTTACCTTTCACTGCTTTTACCATGTAATCTGCGTACTGAACAAATATTGGTCGATTATAGCCATTTTTTTCTCTATATTCTTCAATCTGCTCTTGTGATGCATCCATAGGTAGAAACAGCGAGACTGGATCCCCTGATAAGCGCATTAAAAAGAAAACCGCTGTCAGAACTAATAAAACAACTAGTATTACTTGTAAAAATCTTTTAATAATGAAATCTAACATAAAGGGATTCTCCTTTTCACCTAAGACATAGATTAGGTAAGCAAGGAGAGAATTACCTCTCCTTACTTGTTTCAGTTGTTATTTCCAAGACATATCAAAAACTTGAAAATACTCATCTACCCGTGGTTCAAAATTTAAATCCGAACGAACAGCGTATAAATCTGCTTGTTGCCATAATGGTACCCATGCCCCTTGCTCAACTAATTTATGTTGTAACTCAGCAAAGGCATCCAATCTTGGCTCTGGATCAAAGATTTGATTAGCTGCCTTAATCTCCTCTTCTATTTGAGGGTCATAAAAGCTACTGTAAGGTGCATCTTTTGTAAATAAATTCTCAATGGTTGATTGTGCTTCATAAGCAGGGCCCCAACCTAAAATAAACATATCTCCCATTTGTCTGTTTTGAATTTTTTCTAAATGAGATCCCCATTCATTTATTTGTACACTTACTTCAATACCAATACGTTGCAATTGTGCTGCTATCCCTTGAGCAATATGTGAGTCCATTGGGTATCGACCGCTTGGTGTATCCAATGTAAGTTCTAATTCTTCTGGGTTATAACCAGCTTCTTCAAGCAGTTCAACCGCTTTGTCTGGGTCATAACCATAATCCTCAGTCTCTGTATAATCTTGGTTAATAATCGATAATGGTCCTGTCATCTTTGTACCATATCCATTTAAGATAGAATTTAATAATTCATCTACATCAACTGCATAATTTATTGCCTGACGTACTTTTTGATCTTGTATTGGGCTATCTTCTGCTAGAGCATTTAATGCTAGGTAGTTAATTCTTGAAGATGCTACCTCACCAATTTCAGAGTTATCAGATTGCTCTAACTCCTGAAGTGCATCTACTGGAATATTCTTAAATAAATCAATTTCTCCACTTAAGAATGCAGACAACCTTGCACTAAATTCTGGTATATAACGGAATTCCAAGTTTTTAATCTCTGGCTCTCCTTGCCAATATTCATCATAAGCTTCTAACTTCAAATAATTATCTCGAGACCATTCAACAAATTTATATGGTCCCGTTCCTACCGGATTCTTCGCTGCTTCATCAAGTCCTACTTCTTCTACATGTTCTGGTTCCATAATCACAAGGTCTCCTGCAACATAATTTAATAATGTTGGAAAAGGAACAGATGTTTTAATTTCAACTTCCGTTGGTGAAATTACAGTAACCTCTTCCACATTCACCCAACGAGAACGGTAAAAAGAACCATTATCTTCATCTAAAATAAAATCAATATTCCACTTCACATCTTCAGCTGTAAAATCCTTACCATTATGGTATTTAACTCCTTCACGTAATTTAATTCTCCATGTTAATTCATCGATATGTTCCCAGCTTTCGGCAAGTGCAGGAATCAATTCACCAGTGGAAGGATCTCTATCAATTACAGAATCAAAGATATTACGAATTTGCGCCTGGTTAATATAATTTACATCCCAGCTACCTAACATCGTTGTTGC contains the following coding sequences:
- a CDS encoding ABC transporter substrate-binding protein; translated protein: MKKLVMFLFVIVSLVLITACTEGTSGGEGGSNDNSSSDSNNDNSNGDSGKDSIVIGFEADATTMLGSWDVNYINQAQIRNIFDSVIDRDPSTGELIPALAESWEHIDELTWRIKLREGVKYHNGKDFTAEDVKWNIDFILDEDNGSFYRSRWVNVEEVTVISPTEVEIKTSVPFPTLLNYVAGDLVIMEPEHVEEVGLDEAAKNPVGTGPYKFVEWSRDNYLKLEAYDEYWQGEPEIKNLEFRYIPEFSARLSAFLSGEIDLFKNIPVDALQELEQSDNSEIGEVASSRINYLALNALAEDSPIQDQKVRQAINYAVDVDELLNSILNGYGTKMTGPLSIINQDYTETEDYGYDPDKAVELLEEAGYNPEELELTLDTPSGRYPMDSHIAQGIAAQLQRIGIEVSVQINEWGSHLEKIQNRQMGDMFILGWGPAYEAQSTIENLFTKDAPYSSFYDPQIEEEIKAANQIFDPEPRLDAFAELQHKLVEQGAWVPLWQQADLYAVRSDLNFEPRVDEYFQVFDMSWK
- a CDS encoding ABC transporter ATP-binding protein encodes the protein MSEALLEIENLKIQFRSGKSIVQPIRGVNFKIKKGETLGVVGESGSGKSVTSLSIMGLLPSGTSEIVEGKIMFDGKDLTKLNDRQFQKIRGNEISMIFQEPMTSLNPVFTIGEQLSEPLLQHKKMSKQQMRKAVIDVLKQVGIPRAEQIIDEYPHQLSGGMRQRVMISMALLCQPKLMIADEPTTALDVTIQAQILELMKKIKTENDMGLLLITHDLGVIAEMCDRVVVMYAGEVVEMANVVELFDDPQHPYTQGLIRSLPSKNQRKDRLYSIKGQVPRPNEIPKGCVFANRCPFAFSKCIEETPPVFEKDNHLSKCWLQDENYRRGEDGSETTIGSSESQKVF
- a CDS encoding ABC transporter permease, whose product is MTAKTEETMAKPAAFDEKKSRVLTFFSNLSRSWTGMLGFIIIVLLLIISIFGQYLAPYDPLHAEFSKKLLPPLTDGHLLGTDHLGRDIFSRLIVGARISVVIGLSTVLIAGVFGTIVGIIAGYFRGIIDVILMRIVDVQLSFPFILLVLVVNAIIGTGLRNIIISLAIGGWVIFARVIRSEVLALREQEFITACIATGVSRLQILVKHIVPNLFTPMIILASLQVATYIIAEASVSFLGFGVQPPTPAWGNMLSEGKDYIFGSWWLITFPGIAILIAALGVNLFGDWLRDSLDPELGE
- a CDS encoding ABC transporter permease, which encodes MLDFIIKRFLQVILVVLLVLTAVFFLMRLSGDPVSLFLPMDASQEQIEEYREKNGYNRPIFVQYADYMVKAVKGNFGDSIRSNEDALKLVLERIPATAQLAFSALFLSLLISIPLGVLSAYKRNTFFDRVGVALTVVGQAVPSFWLGLLLIYFFAAQLQLLPSGGGGTPIHMILPTITLAAYSVARFTRFTRSTMLDILRKDYIRTAKASGAPTGRLIMRYALKNSLIPIITLVALDLGTLLGGAVITEVVFAWPGLGRLLMQSLLNRDFPIVLAGVFVIAIFYSLINFIADVLYAYVNPQIRVK